A window of Sorex araneus isolate mSorAra2 chromosome 3, mSorAra2.pri, whole genome shotgun sequence genomic DNA:
tttacattcatagggcttgactcctgtgtgaattctctcaTGTGCCGTGAGTTTTGTCTTTCTTGAGAAACTTTtcctacattctttacattcatagggtttaATTCCTGTGTGAATTCTCACATGTGTAGTGAGGCCTGTCTTTGTTGTGAAACTTTTtgtacattctttacattcatagggtttgactcctgtgtgaattctctcaTGTGTAATGAGGGTTGTCTTCGCTGAGAAAGTTTtcctacattctttacattcataagGTTTGACTCCTGTGTGAAGTCTCTCATGTCTAGTGAGGCCTGTCTTCATTGAGAAAGTTTtcctacattctttacattcatagggtttgactcctgtgtgaattctctcaTGTGCTATGAGATATGACTTTGTTGCAAAACTTTTcatacattctttacattcatagggtttgactcctgtgtgaattctctcaTGTGCAGTGAGGTTTGTCTTCGATGAGAAAGCTTtcctacattctttacattcatagggtttgactcctgtgtgaattctctcaTGTTCTACGAGATAAGCCTTTCTAATGAACCTTTtcctacattctttacattcatagggtttgACTCCTGTGTGAAGTCTCTGATGTCTAGTGAGGTATGCCTTCATTGAGAAACTTTTCGaacattctttacattcaaaGACTTTCTTCCTTGCGTGAATTGTCGTATGGTGAGTGAAGTATAAATCCTGTGAGAAAGCTGTCCTATAGTCTTCACAGTTATAGAATTTTTCTCCTTTGCAAAGTCTTTGGTGCTGAATGAGGCTTAGATTCCCTGAAAAAGGTTTTTGACATTCTTGACATTCATAGGATTCCTCTCCTGTGGAAACTCTCTGATGTTCAATGAGTCTTTGTTGTTTGAATAAAGTTTTGCCATATTGCTTACAGGCATAATTTTTCGCTGAAAGGTATGTGCTTTCATATTTACGGAATTCTGAAAGCTGCCTGTCTGCTTGAAATTCATGATGTATTCCACTGGCACATATTTCTGGATGTTTAGTGATATTAGCTATTTTACAGAGATTGTTGTGATCCTCAAGTATCCGTACAGGGTATACCTCATCGTGTTCAACAGTCAGAGGTATATTCTTATTACCATGAATCTTCTCAGACAGCTGGGTAGAATAGATTCCCTTACTAATCACTGCCTTTGAGATGGAGGTACTGCTGAAATTAGAAGTGTTTTTGACGTCCACTCTCTGCTTTGTTGTTTCTCTGCTCTTGGTCTTTACACCTTGCAAATAATATCTACTCTTATCTTTCCAATTATGTTCAATCAAGTCATCCTCTGGCTGAATATCTAAAAGTAGAGAAATGTTCTTATTATAAAGACTATCTAAGCATATATTCTGGATTGATAGAGGAGTATAAAGAAGTTACTTTCAATATCAAGGTATGCTTAGAAgagtattcatttttaaaacatggtttttatttctcaggaattaaaatgtttaatagtcTCATGAGGAAGGGGGGGGTCACTACAACCCACCAATgccaggggttacgcctggcgctgcactcaggtgACGcttgggatactgagaattgcaCCCAAGTCaatcaggtgcaaggcaagagctctacctgctgttgctctggctccaaaGTGTTTCATAGTCTAATGTAAAATTCCCAGAcagcagagactagcaagctccccgtggtgtattcatatgccaaaaacagtaacagtgatgggtctcattccccgaaccctgagagcttccaatgtggcactgttgggaaggatgagaaaagagaggctgctaaaaattcAGTGCAGAGCTAAACACAAAACTCAGTTCAGAGCTAAGCCCTTTATTAACAAGGTTTGATGGAACAGGGCAAGGGATATTATATTTAAGGCTCTGAAGCAAAGCAAGAAAATTAGAGACCTTGCAAAGAGTCATCCTTAGCTGCCAAATGGCAACATAGAATTCAAATCCCAATCTGTAGCTGCGGGAGAGCTACAAAATGGGCCCTGGAAGGAATAACTTTGgaagaaaataaggaataaaaCTGAGTCCTCTCTATGTGAGTATGACCTAGACCAGGAAAGCCTGGAGAGGgataaatggaaaatgaaaagatttttgcAGCTGAGGACTTAGAAGCGACTGTGCCTCTTCCCAATTCCTAAGAAACTTCAAAGAGATGTCTCCCAGTCATAACTAAGTCTCGTGCAAAGTCTGATGGGGAAGAAAAACAAGTGATGCTCACAACTGGCTTAGAGCCTGAGAAAACCTGCCTCAGGTCATCACAAGTCCTCTCTGCCACCTGATCTGGCAGATAACGTCTGACGTCCTGCTGAGACAAATTTGTTCACGTCAGACTCAGATTCAAACTCTCCCTCGAAGGAGCTTCTGACGGCCAAGGAAACTCCTGCTAGGAAAATGCAGCTGCATCCCTTGCGGGCCCGTCAGTGCCCTCTCCCGCTGCATCCCAGGGGCTGTCAGCAGGCTGGGCCACTGATGACATCTCCTACTCAGGATAGAAGGGCTGCCTGCCTGTTAGGGCCCGTGGTTTGATCGGAAAATGTtagttctaggggctggagtgacggtACAGggggtaggtatttgccttgcacacagcagacccacgTTGCTcctcaacattccatatggtcggccaagcaccgccaagagtaactcctgagtgcagagccaggaaaaccctTGAACATCGTTGGTATGACCAAAACAGCCCCTaaaaccaaaactttaaaaaaaaaataaagaagaaagaaaatattacatttctACTATAGAGTAAGGAAAAATGAATACGGTAACATCTCACTTAGGTTTCCAGTGCTTTGACCCTGATTTTACTTGCCAGTATAATCCCAGCAGAGCTCTTGATCTCTTTCCCTGAGAAACAGACCAGGAGCAGCAGCGTCTGAGGGTCAGTGAACACTGACAGGGTTTATCTCGCCCTGGACACAGCCTGTCTCTTGACCCACCTCTGCTGCCATCCTGTCACCCTTAGGGATAGGAGTCAGAAAAATAGCAAACTGATGACTCGGGCATGTGTGAATGGTGTATGTGTGGTGAACTATTTTGTTGAACTCAGGCAAAATGATTCCTACCACCTTTGGACTGTCCAATGCCATCAACCAAGATACAGAACAGGGGCCTACACCCTCTTACTTTAGGTGCAGGAAGGGGTTATTGATTAGAATAAAGCCAGTCTTCCCTATGACTTAGGATTCTGCCTCTTTGACCACATATAGTCCACCACAGCACAGGACAATACCCACCAAaggatatttaattttatcactgCTAAAGGCACATTATTAAATCTTCCTCAAAAACATCAATGAGGTTTTAGAAAGAATAAACCCCAAAAGAACATTCAATGACAATGTCCAAAAGTATAGTAACAGAGAATCTAGAGGCAGTAAATCCATAAAAACATTTCacgaaaacaaagacaaagattTCATTTGAAAGTAACTATCCATTTGGAAAAAAGGGCTTATAACTCCAGTAGGCTCTGGAGACCAATAACATAGGAAGACTAATTGCTATTAAGGTACGAACAAGGGGAAAAACTCGTGGCAAACTGCTCAGCACAACAAACTCTGTAGTTTCCCGCTTTTCCAGCTTCCCTGCCAATACGTACGGACTGACCTGAGAGGCTCAGCACTGGGGGACTGACCATCCATGGCTCTGCTCTCTCCTCCAACTTGATGATCAGTTCAGGTTTGGTGACTGAAAGATCTGttgaaggaaatgaaggaagaatgCTGTTCATTTTGTCAAACTACTTAAAATCATTGAAGCTTTATACTGGTAAAATCTTTAAGGGTTGTACACTAATCAGTGaacaataaatatatgaaaaagcgTCTGGATTTGCTTCTTTGGCCTGTGTCTGCTGAGATGGGTACTCTCTAACTTGAGCTTACGGTTCCCCATTCTGAGGAATGACCCACACATCCACACTTGGATACGCACTTGTGCTTTTATCCACTCTgggaagtctgtgttctcccttgagtaCCTGTCTCTTGTTGAAGTCCTTGCTGCCACAGCtcccaaatcatttttttctgtgacCCTCTGGGAACGTCCCAGATCCCAGCTTATAGGGACAGACTGGCACCAGGGATCTGGCATTCTCGGGAAATTAGTATAGATTGATGATTGAGGGTTGGGGCTTGCAACTCATGACTCTGACATATAGCTTTGTCTCAgatttgtgtaaaaacacaaaaaaggaggggggcacattgggcacagggcagcggtacTCTATTTCTCCCGCTGCccgcgtttggtagtctcacgccTCCTCCCCCACCgaggggaggttgatggcgatgatgaggcaggagaaggaaggaacaagggccaggctggttgctctcagttgcagtttattccattcccatctccattctcctctgattctcctgcttcttcctcccccatgctacttcattctccttctcgctctggatctggatctcgatctggcttctccagatctggcactgggactggcccctagcccactctttcagcatagttaaatcccccagcatgaagtgttggggcttacacacaggtgtggtcacaatcaataggggtaaagttctttccctcaggggatgcttcttctaggacaaattctctttcagcaggacgacccacccaaagcagaatcccatgggtgtgtttctcctctccttgtccaactaacatatacaCTTTCATAAcatcagtcattttgtatgggcacagcaagagatgcattaaacttatagaattgctctcctggagtcatctcgatctcagactacagtgctcaggccagattagtctttcctatccctagcagggtcctagtctcatcgttacctttggatcatgacagcatttgtccataaccaagctcttaacttatagttaagcattaggcactttggccaggcccatctcgatgccagggtagcacataactcaccgcttgccctcggtccatcccgtccctcgccgggaccctgcttttggggtaagAGGAAGtaggggcagctgaggcttaagtcgagaaagcagatgcccgggagtgaataatattcgaagccaattaaatcccatgttaccaaagcatattaacaactgtctttctttgtccatacaaaaaggacattgctttaaagtacactattcaaaagacacaaggagaggagaaaggcaatattaacttataatacaagttcagtgtcctagaaaggtctgaccttacgaattaacagagtctgattagggggaaaagttgattaactggttggggaagagagcatacagaagtggttacagatagacaaaggaatgggagtgactcaggagcactttgttgggtgtgacccgatatacctacgctccttgtggcaaggagagcaggacataccaatggtGTCTTAagatgtttagagattattaccagataaagccaaactctttgtgacaagggagaaaggacaaacaatTGATATCCTATAGGTTTAGGCCAGAGAGACTCTGTACCATTTCTTGCCACATAGCCACAAATCTGTCGTCTCTTACCCCCTTATCACCTGCCCTCTCTTCCTACAAGTTCTGCACAGACTGCATTCCTTCTGCTCAATATGATCATTGTTCATCCTGAATAAACTTTGTCAATGGAAGGctacattctctttctctctctcctctccctttggtTTCCAAATAACTTGCTTCACTTCCAAGACGAAAAAAATAAAGCGTTCAATGTCAATTATATGTATTATTTGGGAAATGCATGCAAAACAACcgtgagatatcaactcacaccagtgagactggtaaatttttttcttctttttggagtaacccagtgatgcacaaatgccctacccgctgtgctatccctccagcaccatattatttttttaagtcttggTACAACTCTGATACTGGATTAGATCATGTTAAAATGGAACcatcattcactgttggtgtgaaGGTCATCTGGTcggtctctatggaaaacaatatggtgatTCCTCAAAAAGGTAATAACAGAACTGCCCCTCTGAACCAGTGATGCCACTCTTGGTATACActcacaaaaaacacaaaaaaatctcacatTGGAAGTATTACTTATGTACACCTCTGTTTAGTGCATAAgccagagccgaagaccaatagAACATAGGATCTCACTCTGCAATACAGAGATCAAACAACGGAATCATCTGTGCTGAAGAATTACAAGCCCTTGGCCTTAGACTGTACAATTTATTAAGAAAGAGTGGGACCTGGGGGAGCGAATGTAGACCAGATCGGAGTcacaaaaaaaagtttgtgaTCTCTCTTATCTCTAGGACCTAAAGACACACAGCAAGTAcaaacaaaggtccaaaggcaacaaatGGGAGAACTGACCCATAGCTGAATTGGGGGGTGGTTGTTTGAGAGGGAGAGGTGTTGGGGCCCGCGGGAGAGGGAGTTGAGTACACCTATGGTGGGTGTGGTGCTTCAACTGTGTGCATGAGAAGCCATTATtagtagtattgtaaaccacagtatctcGATgactaaaaacttttttttaaaggatagtgttgcacatcaaaaagaacaaccagtgctgccaTGGATTCAAGAGAAAGAGAGTctcactcattgttggtgggTATGCAACTGGTCCAA
This region includes:
- the LOC129403677 gene encoding zinc finger protein OZF-like, which codes for MVYPVRILEDHNNLCKIANITKHPEICASGIHHEFQADRQLSEFRKYESTYLSAKNYACKQYGKTLFKQQRLIEHQRVSTGEESYECQECQKPFSGNLSLIQHQRLCKGEKFYNCEDYRTAFSQDLYFTHHTTIHARKKVFECKECSKSFSMKAYLTRHQRLHTGVKPYECKECRKRFIRKAYLVEHERIHTGVKPYECKECRKAFSSKTNLTAHERIHTGVKPYECKECMKSFATKSYLIAHERIHTGVKPYECKECRKTFSMKTGLTRHERLHTGVKPYECKECRKTFSAKTTLITHERIHTGVKPYECKECTKSFTTKTGLTTHVRIHTGIKPYECKECRKSFSRKTKLTAHERIHTGVKPYECKECTKSFSTKSQLKAHERIHTRVKPYERKECKKSSTETNLTTHERIHRALKHYECKE